The Camelus bactrianus isolate YW-2024 breed Bactrian camel chromosome 12, ASM4877302v1, whole genome shotgun sequence genome includes a window with the following:
- the TSPAN19 gene encoding tetraspanin-19 isoform X1 yields MGQALEKSKKKTRGQNLGKPNDSRIISIWRGRMLRKNETLIFKYFLNLINGAFLVLGLLLMVFGAWLLLDRNSFFTLLDENSHLEVYIFRILMGTGSATVLLCLLGYLGIHNEIRWLLILYAVLLTWAFGVQVVLSALIFTKKDEVRQMWHDEIDSVIIKYGSKDLPEDIPKWTILNALQKTLQCCGQKNYTDWIKNKNKENSEQVPCSCTNSTLRNWFCDEPLNATYLEGCENKINTWYHANVLTLIGINFGLLASEVLQVSLTISFFRHVKNRIYAEK; encoded by the exons ATGGGCCAGGCACTGGAGAAATCCAAGAAAAAGACTAGAGGTCAGAACCTGGGGAAACCAAATGACAGCAG AATCATCAGTATATGGAGAGGAAGAATgttaaggaaaaatgaaacattaatttttaaatactttcttaATCTCATTAATGGAGCTTTCTTG GTGCTTGGACTTTTACTTATGGTATTTGGTGCATGGCTTTTATTAGACAGAAATAGTTTTTTCACACTTTTGG ATGAAAATAGTCACTTGGAAGTATATATTTTTCGAATTTTGATGGGAACTGGATCTGCTActgttcttctttgtctcttgggTTATTTGGGAATTCACAATGAAATCAGATGGCTCCTAATTCTG tATGCAGTACTGTTAACGTGGGCCTTTGGTGTTCAGGTTGTCCTTTCAGCTCTAATCTTCACAAAGAAAGACGAG GTTCGCCAAATGTGGCATGATGAAATTGATTCAGTCATTATTAAGTATGGGTCTAAGGATTTGCCTGAAGACATACCCAAGTGGACCATTCTGAATGCTTTACAGAAAACA TTACAGTGTTGTGGCCAAAAAAATTACACAGATTGGataaagaataagaataaagaaaattcagaacaGGTGCCATGTTCTTGCACAAATTCTACATTAAGAAACTGGTTTTGTGATGAGCCACTGAATGCAACTTACCTAGAG GgttgtgaaaataaaatcaacacaTGGTATCATGCTAATGTTTTAACATTAATTGGAATTAACTTTGGACTTTTGGCTTCAGAG gTTTTGCAAGTCTCATTAACTATTTCTTTCTTCAGACACGTCAAGAATAGAATATATGCAGAAAAGTGA
- the TSPAN19 gene encoding tetraspanin-19 isoform X2 gives MGQALEKSKKKTRGQNLGKPNDSRIISIWRGRMLRKNETLIFKYFLNLINGAFLVLGLLLMVFGAWLLLDRNSFFTLLDENSHLEVYIFRILMGTGSATVLLCLLGYLGIHNEIRWLLILYAVLLTWAFGVQVVLSALIFTKKDEVRQMWHDEIDSVIIKYGSKDLPEDIPKWTILNALQKTCCGQKNYTDWIKNKNKENSEQVPCSCTNSTLRNWFCDEPLNATYLEGCENKINTWYHANVLTLIGINFGLLASEVLQVSLTISFFRHVKNRIYAEK, from the exons ATGGGCCAGGCACTGGAGAAATCCAAGAAAAAGACTAGAGGTCAGAACCTGGGGAAACCAAATGACAGCAG AATCATCAGTATATGGAGAGGAAGAATgttaaggaaaaatgaaacattaatttttaaatactttcttaATCTCATTAATGGAGCTTTCTTG GTGCTTGGACTTTTACTTATGGTATTTGGTGCATGGCTTTTATTAGACAGAAATAGTTTTTTCACACTTTTGG ATGAAAATAGTCACTTGGAAGTATATATTTTTCGAATTTTGATGGGAACTGGATCTGCTActgttcttctttgtctcttgggTTATTTGGGAATTCACAATGAAATCAGATGGCTCCTAATTCTG tATGCAGTACTGTTAACGTGGGCCTTTGGTGTTCAGGTTGTCCTTTCAGCTCTAATCTTCACAAAGAAAGACGAG GTTCGCCAAATGTGGCATGATGAAATTGATTCAGTCATTATTAAGTATGGGTCTAAGGATTTGCCTGAAGACATACCCAAGTGGACCATTCTGAATGCTTTACAGAAAACA TGTTGTGGCCAAAAAAATTACACAGATTGGataaagaataagaataaagaaaattcagaacaGGTGCCATGTTCTTGCACAAATTCTACATTAAGAAACTGGTTTTGTGATGAGCCACTGAATGCAACTTACCTAGAG GgttgtgaaaataaaatcaacacaTGGTATCATGCTAATGTTTTAACATTAATTGGAATTAACTTTGGACTTTTGGCTTCAGAG gTTTTGCAAGTCTCATTAACTATTTCTTTCTTCAGACACGTCAAGAATAGAATATATGCAGAAAAGTGA
- the TSPAN19 gene encoding tetraspanin-19 isoform X4, whose amino-acid sequence MGQALEKSKKKTRGQNLGKPNDSRIISIWRGRMLRKNETLIFKYFLNLINGAFLVLGLLLMVFGAWLLLDRNSFFTLLDENSHLEVYIFRILMGTGSATVLLCLLGYLGIHNEIRWLLILYAVLLTWAFGVQVVLSALIFTKKDEVRQMWHDEIDSVIIKYGSKDLPEDIPKWTILNALQKTGCENKINTWYHANVLTLIGINFGLLASEVLQVSLTISFFRHVKNRIYAEK is encoded by the exons ATGGGCCAGGCACTGGAGAAATCCAAGAAAAAGACTAGAGGTCAGAACCTGGGGAAACCAAATGACAGCAG AATCATCAGTATATGGAGAGGAAGAATgttaaggaaaaatgaaacattaatttttaaatactttcttaATCTCATTAATGGAGCTTTCTTG GTGCTTGGACTTTTACTTATGGTATTTGGTGCATGGCTTTTATTAGACAGAAATAGTTTTTTCACACTTTTGG ATGAAAATAGTCACTTGGAAGTATATATTTTTCGAATTTTGATGGGAACTGGATCTGCTActgttcttctttgtctcttgggTTATTTGGGAATTCACAATGAAATCAGATGGCTCCTAATTCTG tATGCAGTACTGTTAACGTGGGCCTTTGGTGTTCAGGTTGTCCTTTCAGCTCTAATCTTCACAAAGAAAGACGAG GTTCGCCAAATGTGGCATGATGAAATTGATTCAGTCATTATTAAGTATGGGTCTAAGGATTTGCCTGAAGACATACCCAAGTGGACCATTCTGAATGCTTTACAGAAAACA GgttgtgaaaataaaatcaacacaTGGTATCATGCTAATGTTTTAACATTAATTGGAATTAACTTTGGACTTTTGGCTTCAGAG gTTTTGCAAGTCTCATTAACTATTTCTTTCTTCAGACACGTCAAGAATAGAATATATGCAGAAAAGTGA
- the TSPAN19 gene encoding tetraspanin-19 isoform X3 — protein MLRKNETLIFKYFLNLINGAFLVLGLLLMVFGAWLLLDRNSFFTLLDENSHLEVYIFRILMGTGSATVLLCLLGYLGIHNEIRWLLILYAVLLTWAFGVQVVLSALIFTKKDEVRQMWHDEIDSVIIKYGSKDLPEDIPKWTILNALQKTLQCCGQKNYTDWIKNKNKENSEQVPCSCTNSTLRNWFCDEPLNATYLEGCENKINTWYHANVLTLIGINFGLLASEVLQVSLTISFFRHVKNRIYAEK, from the exons ATgttaaggaaaaatgaaacattaatttttaaatactttcttaATCTCATTAATGGAGCTTTCTTG GTGCTTGGACTTTTACTTATGGTATTTGGTGCATGGCTTTTATTAGACAGAAATAGTTTTTTCACACTTTTGG ATGAAAATAGTCACTTGGAAGTATATATTTTTCGAATTTTGATGGGAACTGGATCTGCTActgttcttctttgtctcttgggTTATTTGGGAATTCACAATGAAATCAGATGGCTCCTAATTCTG tATGCAGTACTGTTAACGTGGGCCTTTGGTGTTCAGGTTGTCCTTTCAGCTCTAATCTTCACAAAGAAAGACGAG GTTCGCCAAATGTGGCATGATGAAATTGATTCAGTCATTATTAAGTATGGGTCTAAGGATTTGCCTGAAGACATACCCAAGTGGACCATTCTGAATGCTTTACAGAAAACA TTACAGTGTTGTGGCCAAAAAAATTACACAGATTGGataaagaataagaataaagaaaattcagaacaGGTGCCATGTTCTTGCACAAATTCTACATTAAGAAACTGGTTTTGTGATGAGCCACTGAATGCAACTTACCTAGAG GgttgtgaaaataaaatcaacacaTGGTATCATGCTAATGTTTTAACATTAATTGGAATTAACTTTGGACTTTTGGCTTCAGAG gTTTTGCAAGTCTCATTAACTATTTCTTTCTTCAGACACGTCAAGAATAGAATATATGCAGAAAAGTGA